The Pseudostreptobacillus hongkongensis genome includes a window with the following:
- a CDS encoding ABC transporter ATP-binding protein — translation MSNYILEMHNIRKEFFGGKIVANDDITLKIKTGEIHAIVGENGAGKSTLMKILNGLYDPTSGEIFYKGEKVTIDTPTDAARLGIGMVYQHFMLVETLTVAENMVLGFEPTKNGVIFDLETARKQVREVSEKYGLNIDPDAKVEDLSVGIQQRIEILKILFKGAELLIFDEPSAVLTPQEVIELYGIMRNLIKEGKTIIFITHKLQEVLDLSDNITVIRRGKDVGNLKTSEATKEVIANMMVGREVLFDIKKEPVEIGKTLVEVKDIVALNDLGAEKVKGISFEIREGEVLGIAGVEGNGQTELIEVLAGLRKAKSGSYSIDGLELLNNTPRKIREEGLSHIPEDRHKRATINEFSVNENLILGDLEKYVQSGIINFKKVNKSTSEMIEKYDIRPTDGKVIYGGLSGGNQQKVVIARELEKENKFIIASQPTRGVDIGAIEMIHNTILHERTKGKAILVVSAELSEVMTLSDRIAVMYSGKVVGILDRKDATMEKLGILMAGGKLND, via the coding sequence AAATGGTGCTGGTAAGTCAACACTTATGAAGATTTTAAATGGATTATATGATCCAACTTCAGGAGAAATATTCTATAAAGGTGAAAAAGTTACTATAGATACACCAACAGATGCCGCTCGTTTAGGGATTGGAATGGTTTATCAACATTTTATGTTAGTTGAAACTTTAACTGTTGCTGAAAATATGGTTTTAGGGTTTGAACCTACAAAAAATGGAGTAATATTTGATTTAGAAACTGCTCGTAAACAAGTTAGAGAAGTTTCGGAAAAATATGGTTTAAATATAGATCCTGATGCAAAAGTTGAAGATCTTTCAGTAGGTATACAACAAAGAATAGAAATTTTAAAAATACTATTTAAAGGAGCAGAATTACTAATCTTTGATGAACCTAGTGCAGTATTAACACCCCAAGAAGTTATAGAACTTTATGGAATTATGCGTAACCTTATAAAAGAAGGTAAAACAATAATTTTCATAACACATAAATTACAAGAAGTTTTAGATTTATCTGATAACATAACAGTTATACGTCGTGGTAAAGACGTGGGTAATCTTAAAACAAGCGAAGCAACTAAAGAAGTAATAGCAAATATGATGGTAGGAAGAGAAGTATTATTTGATATTAAAAAAGAACCAGTTGAAATTGGTAAAACTTTAGTTGAAGTAAAAGATATAGTTGCCTTAAATGATTTAGGTGCAGAAAAAGTTAAAGGTATAAGCTTTGAAATAAGAGAAGGTGAAGTATTAGGAATAGCCGGTGTTGAAGGTAATGGTCAAACTGAGCTTATTGAAGTACTTGCAGGTCTTAGAAAAGCTAAATCTGGTAGTTATAGTATAGATGGACTTGAACTATTAAATAACACACCTAGAAAAATTAGGGAAGAAGGTCTTTCACATATACCTGAAGATAGACATAAAAGAGCTACTATTAATGAATTCAGTGTAAATGAGAATTTAATATTAGGAGATTTAGAAAAATATGTTCAATCAGGAATTATAAACTTTAAAAAAGTTAATAAATCTACAAGTGAAATGATAGAAAAATATGACATAAGACCTACTGATGGTAAGGTTATTTATGGAGGACTTTCTGGAGGTAACCAACAAAAAGTTGTTATAGCCAGAGAATTAGAAAAAGAAAATAAATTTATTATTGCTTCACAACCTACAAGAGGGGTTGACATAGGAGCGATAGAAATGATTCATAATACAATATTACATGAAAGAACAAAAGGTAAAGCTATACTTGTTGTTTCAGCAGAATTAAGTGAAGTTATGACTTTAAGTGATAGAATTGCTGTAATGTATTCAGGAAAAGTAGTAGGTATTTTAGATAGAAAAGATGCTACTATGGAAAAATTAGGAATATTAATGGCAGGAGGTAAATTAAATGACTAA